The following coding sequences are from one Nicotiana tomentosiformis chromosome 3, ASM39032v3, whole genome shotgun sequence window:
- the LOC138908520 gene encoding uncharacterized protein codes for MTGAMILQNFYRGINTTNQCVVNQLAGGNFMTTLYAEACKILDEIVDTSSAWQSRANVPQGDPNMIHLHKELHDHGQAIAELTTTMNQLAKSQLQQVKGPKQVNAMEGVNMMEEVQYVNNFQGQRNNSQGPNQQQWRSQVNQGNWNSNNQGNWSCGNNQGNWSCGNNQGGDATTSSQRKIVDDEQVIQEDEIPNNLVQASDEVRIDIDDNVEETQEEVNPYREHIVDIPKPVVPKAKAPMPRPPPPYRQRLAKQNVENQFKNFIDMMKILFINVPLVEALEKMPGYAKFMKDLVTNKRSMNWRPFLAMGKALVDVEVGELTFRVGDEKVVFYVCKSMRQPNSNEVYSFVALVTDVIIDDTSAMMNVDDTLEVVLLNLDDDEKDGYVECRLHIGSATKEEESYRMYIGGYSVYKTRLLHAQDYFERGCQTLR; via the exons ATGACGGGGGCTATGATTCTACAAAATTTctatagggggatcaatactaccaatcaatgcgtggtcaaccaacttgctggtggaaatttcatgacaacactaTATGCCGAAGCTTGTAAGATCTTAGACGAGATagtggatacttcatcggcatggcaaagtagagcaaatgttcctcaaggtgatccaaatatgattcacctacataaagaattgcatgatcatgggcaagcaattgccgagttgaccactacaatgaacCAATTAGCCAaatctcaacttcaacaagttaaaggtcctaagcaagtaaatgcaatggagggtgtcaatatgatg gaggaagtacaatatgtgaacaacttccaagggcaaagaaacaactctcaaggcccgaatcaacaacaatggcgatctcaagttaatcaagggaattggaactcaaacaaccaaggcaattggagttgTGGTaacaaccaaggcaattggagttgTGGTaataaccaag gtggggatgcaaccacctcaagtcaaagaaagattgtggatgatgaacaagtgattcaagaagatgagattccaaacaATTTGGTGCAAGCCAgtgatgaagtaagaattgatattgatgacaatgtggaggagactcaagaggaagtgaacccgtatAGGGAGCACATTGTAGATATACCGAAACcagtagtgccaaaggctaaggcaccaatgccaaggcctccgcCTCCATACcgtcaaaggcttgccaagcaaaatgtcgagaaccaattcaaaaacttcattgacatgatgaaaatCCTATTTATTAATGTTCCATTGGTTGAGGCTTTAGagaaaatgcccggttatgcaaagttcatgaaggatttggtgacaaataagaggtcgatgaatt ggagacctttccttgctatggggaaggctcttgttgatgtggaagttgGTGAGCTCACttttcgggtgggtgatgaaaaggtggttttctatgtgtgcaaatctatgaggcaaccgaatagcaatgaagtttatTCGTTTGTGgccttggtgaccgatgtgattattgatgatactagtgccatgatgaatgtggatgatactttggaggtCGTTTTGCTCAaccttgatgatgatgagaaggatggctatgtggaat gtagactccacattggcagtgctacaaaagaggaagaaagctatcggatgtacattggcggatattcggtgTATAAgacccgccttttgcatgcacaagattattttgaaagaggatgccaaaccctccgttga
- the LOC117275860 gene encoding uncharacterized protein, translated as MLFFFNSEKNRLLISDDLEINRLNAVIHSEGQSTARPPLFNGQYYPWWKSRIRDHIQGEDYELWDIVTDGPLATLKKNAEGVDVPKTRADCNAEDLKKWEKNAKAKKWLVYGLGPDEYNRIQGCSTARQIWDTLQVVHEGTIEIQRNSIVLSV; from the exons ATGTTATTCTTTTTCAATAGTGAAAAGAACCGATTGCTCATATCTGACGATCTCGAGATAAATCGGCTCAATGCGGTTATCCACTCG GAAGGGCAATcaactgctaggccaccactctttaatggccagtactacCCTTGGTGGAAGTCAAGAATAAGAGATCATATACAGggagaggactatgagctatgggacattgttaCTGATGGTCCACTAGCTACTTTGAAAaaaaatgctgaaggagtagatgTACCAAAGACAAGAGCTGATTGCAATGCTGAAGATCTAAAAAAGTGGgaaaagaatgctaaagccaagaagtGGCTTGTTTatggacttggtccagatgagtacaatAGAATCCAAGGTTGTTCTACTGCTAGGCAAATTTGGGACACACTGCAAGTGGTCCATGAAGGAACAATTGAGATCCAGAGGAACTCTATTGTGCTCTCAGTatga